CGTTTTTATCATGCGTTACACAGATAAGATTCTGCGTAAACTGTTTAAGGAAAAGTGGGTGAACTATAAGCAGAAATGGGCCTATGAGAAAAGCTCGGAGGCGTTGGAGAAACATTTAAAAACAGGGAAATAGTTTTTTAGACAGGAAGAAGGAAAAGGGAGGATGGAAGCTCTGATTTGTTCTCAACATTATTTTTGAGCAGCAATAGATTTTAAATATCAGATAGGGAAAATTTGAAGAAAAAGTACTTTTGTTTTTCTGGTTTCAAAAACTTCCCTCTTCCTTACTCATTAATCAATCCGAAAATTTTGGCATCCACAAACTTTCCTTTCTCAAAGAAGAAATCGCGGAGAAAACCTTCTTCTTTAAAGTTAAGAGATTTTAAAAGTTTTTCAGAGGCAATATTGGCAGGATCGATGAAGGCATCTACCCGGTGAAGCTGTAGGGTTTCAAATCCAAAGGTTAAAATAGGAAGAACAGCTTCTTTCATATATGAGTTTCGCCAGAATTTTGGATTCAGCTCATATCCAATCTCAGCTTTATAATGTTCTTTGTGCCAG
This region of Chryseobacterium vaccae genomic DNA includes:
- a CDS encoding GNAT family N-acetyltransferase yields the protein MIYPVLETERLILRQLTPDDAEDLFEYFSLNEVMEYYDLAPFKTIEDAQNIITHFNGEFEKGKGFRWALELKSEKRVIGTCGYHNWHKEHYKAEIGYELNPKFWRNSYMKEAVLPILTFGFETLQLHRVDAFIDPANIASEKLLKSLNFKEEGFLRDFFFEKGKFVDAKIFGLINE